The Rhinoraja longicauda isolate Sanriku21f chromosome 15, sRhiLon1.1, whole genome shotgun sequence genome includes a region encoding these proteins:
- the rhogd gene encoding ras homolog gene family, member Gd, translating into MQTIKCVVVGDGAVGKTCLLISYTTNAFPAEYVPTVFDNYSAQMTVDGRTVSLNLWDTAGQEEYDRLRTLSYPQSNVFIICFSVASPSSFANVRHKWQPEVLHHCPNVPILLVGTKKDLRNDSETIKKLKEQSLSPTTMHQGVTLAKQIRAVKYLECSALNQEGIREVFVEAVRAVLYPHRKKKSKNCVLL; encoded by the coding sequence ATGCAGACTATAAAATGCGTGGTTGTTGGAGATGGTGCAGTTGGGAAGACCTGCCTTCTCATTAGTTATACAACCAATGCTTTTCCTGCAGAATATGTCCCCACTGTGTTCGACAACTATAGTGCACAGATGACTGTTGATGGACGGACTGTAAGCCTGAACCTTTGGGATACAGCAGGGCAGGAAGAGTATGACCGACTTCGCACTCTATCTTACCCACAGAGTAATGTGTTCATCATCTGTTTCTCCGTTGCTAGCCCTTCTTCCTTTGCCAATGTTCGCCATAAATGGCAGCCTGAAGTTTTGCACCACTGTCCAAACGTTCCCATACTTTTGGTTGGTACGAAGAAGGATTTAAGGAATGATTCCGAAACCATAAAAAAGCTCAAGGAGCAAAGTCTTTCTCCGACAACCATGCATCAGGGAGTGACCTTGGCCAAACAGATAAGAGCGGTTAAGTACCTGGAATGTTCAGCACTCAATCAGGAGGGCATCagagaagtgtttgtggaggctgTGAGAGCAGTCCTTTATCCTCACagaaaaaagaaaagcaaaaATTGTGTGCTTTTGTAG